From one Alicyclobacillus acidocaldarius subsp. acidocaldarius Tc-4-1 genomic stretch:
- a CDS encoding IS1380 family transposase, whose translation MNHLRFIIEESDEVIVTHSGMTLVGVLLDKTRIGERLNQTRLPGMGKPDISNRDVAYSYIGLLCQGKTDFDHIEAFRDDEFFMIALQVDNVPSSPTLRQRLDMVAGKSGWESILREESARLLRALDVTLHPIELGVPAERRTYIPLDIDVSPFDNSGTKKEGVSRTYKGHDGYAPIFAYLGQEGYVVNVQLREGSTHVQKGTSTFLRESIQYARQVTDLPLLVRLDAGNDSAENIAVCRSQDSRAEFIIKRNLRKESPEAWLVIAQRHGTCHEPRPGKKVYHGSLMCPVKGVSEPVRMVFEVIERTMTADGQILLVPDIEVSAYWTSLPDDPAVIIRLYHDHAVMEQFHSEIKTDLDAERLPSGKFATNNLVLHFVCVAYNLLRVIGQESLKRNDAPLRKKAERRRIRTVIQNLMTLAAKMVRHARQTKLKLGYGNRWLPAFRRLYLAFA comes from the coding sequence GTGAACCACTTGCGTTTCATCATTGAAGAATCCGATGAAGTCATCGTCACGCATTCGGGAATGACCCTTGTCGGCGTGTTGCTTGATAAAACCAGAATCGGCGAGCGGTTGAATCAGACCCGCCTGCCTGGTATGGGCAAACCGGATATTTCAAACCGGGACGTGGCATACTCATACATCGGGCTGCTTTGCCAAGGCAAGACCGACTTCGACCACATCGAAGCGTTTCGAGATGACGAGTTTTTCATGATCGCACTGCAAGTAGACAACGTGCCTTCGAGCCCGACGCTGCGCCAGCGTTTGGACATGGTTGCCGGAAAATCCGGCTGGGAGTCCATTCTCCGGGAAGAGTCCGCAAGGCTCCTGAGAGCCCTCGATGTAACTCTGCATCCGATTGAACTGGGCGTGCCTGCAGAGCGTCGAACTTACATCCCGCTGGATATCGACGTCAGTCCCTTTGATAATTCCGGCACGAAGAAGGAAGGCGTGTCCCGTACATACAAGGGGCACGACGGATATGCTCCCATCTTTGCTTACCTTGGCCAAGAGGGCTACGTGGTCAATGTCCAGTTGCGTGAAGGCAGTACCCACGTACAAAAGGGCACGTCGACTTTCCTGCGGGAGAGTATTCAGTATGCAAGGCAGGTGACGGACCTCCCGCTTCTGGTTCGTCTGGATGCCGGCAATGACAGTGCAGAAAACATCGCCGTGTGTCGCTCCCAGGACAGCAGGGCCGAGTTCATCATCAAGCGCAACTTGCGAAAGGAGAGCCCCGAGGCCTGGCTTGTGATTGCCCAGCGACACGGGACATGTCATGAACCTCGTCCCGGCAAGAAGGTATATCATGGTTCGCTGATGTGTCCCGTCAAGGGTGTATCCGAACCAGTTCGCATGGTGTTCGAAGTTATCGAACGGACCATGACGGCCGACGGCCAAATCTTATTGGTACCGGACATTGAGGTCAGCGCCTACTGGACCTCACTGCCGGATGACCCGGCTGTGATCATTCGCCTGTATCACGACCACGCCGTGATGGAACAGTTCCACAGCGAAATCAAGACGGATCTGGACGCCGAGCGGCTGCCCTCGGGTAAATTCGCCACGAACAACTTGGTATTGCACTTTGTATGCGTGGCGTACAATCTGCTGCGAGTGATCGGCCAGGAGAGTCTGAAGCGAAATGATGCGCCGCTACGAAAAAAGGCAGAACGTCGCCGGATCCGGACTGTGATTCAGAACCTGATGACACTGGCTGCGAAGATGGTGCGACACGCCAGACAGACCAAGCTGAAATTGGGGTACGGGAATCGATGGCTCCCGGCATTTCGGCGATTGTACTTGGCCTTTGCGTAA
- a CDS encoding glutamate-5-semialdehyde dehydrogenase has product MSVDTTTELVESVRAILRGAQGAKRRMATAPTRVKNEALSHMADAIWARRSEILAANAADVDAARREGQPAARVDRLMLDEARLQQIIEGVREVEALPDPVGEEVERILRPNGLDIRKVRVPMGVIAMIYEARPNVTVDAAALAVKTGNVAVLRGGSEALRSNQALVAAIHDGLRQAGLPEAAVSLVAHVDRDVVDVLIRARGYVDLAIPRGGAGLIRRVVENASVPVIETGVGNCHVYVDRAANFEMATRIVVNAKTQRPSVCNAAETLLVHAEIADAWLPNAARALVDRGVALRACPRALEILRGAGIPAEAAQEADWETEYLDLILAVRVVETLEDAIAHIERYGTQHSEVIVTDDEDAARVFLASIDAAAVYHNASSRFTDGFEFGFGAEIGISTQKMHARGPMGLRELTSYKYVVYGHGQVRE; this is encoded by the coding sequence ATGAGTGTCGACACGACGACGGAACTGGTGGAATCGGTGCGGGCCATCTTGCGCGGCGCGCAGGGGGCGAAGCGGCGCATGGCCACGGCACCGACGCGCGTCAAGAATGAGGCACTTTCGCACATGGCGGACGCCATCTGGGCGCGCAGGAGCGAGATCTTGGCCGCGAACGCGGCGGACGTGGACGCGGCGCGGCGGGAAGGGCAGCCTGCGGCCCGCGTGGACCGGCTGATGCTCGACGAGGCGCGGCTGCAGCAGATCATCGAGGGCGTGCGCGAGGTCGAGGCGCTGCCAGATCCAGTGGGCGAAGAGGTAGAGCGCATCCTGCGCCCGAACGGCCTCGACATCCGCAAGGTGCGCGTGCCGATGGGCGTGATCGCCATGATCTACGAGGCACGGCCGAACGTGACGGTGGATGCGGCGGCGCTCGCGGTGAAGACGGGCAACGTGGCGGTGCTGCGCGGCGGGAGCGAGGCGTTACGGTCAAACCAGGCGCTCGTGGCAGCCATCCACGACGGGCTGCGACAGGCGGGGCTGCCGGAAGCCGCGGTGTCGCTCGTCGCCCATGTGGACCGGGATGTGGTGGATGTGCTCATCCGGGCGCGGGGGTATGTCGATCTCGCCATTCCTCGCGGGGGCGCGGGGCTGATTCGCCGGGTGGTGGAAAACGCGTCGGTTCCGGTCATTGAGACCGGCGTGGGCAACTGCCACGTGTACGTGGACCGCGCCGCGAACTTCGAGATGGCCACGCGCATCGTGGTGAACGCGAAGACGCAGCGCCCGTCCGTGTGCAACGCGGCAGAGACGCTCCTCGTGCACGCGGAAATTGCGGATGCGTGGCTCCCGAACGCAGCGCGTGCTCTCGTGGACCGGGGCGTGGCGTTGCGCGCGTGTCCGCGAGCGCTTGAGATTCTGCGCGGCGCGGGTATTCCTGCGGAGGCCGCGCAGGAGGCGGACTGGGAAACGGAATATCTGGATCTCATCCTCGCGGTGCGCGTGGTGGAAACACTCGAGGATGCCATCGCGCACATCGAGCGGTATGGCACGCAACACTCGGAGGTCATTGTCACGGACGACGAGGATGCGGCGCGGGTGTTTCTTGCGTCTATCGACGCGGCGGCCGTGTACCACAACGCGTCCAGCCGGTTCACGGACGGCTTTGAGTTCGGGTTTGGGGCCGAGATCGGCATCTCGACGCAGAAGATGCACGCCCGCGGGCCGATGGGCCTGCGCGAGCTGACGAGCTACAAGTACGTGGTGTACGGACACGGGCAGGTGCGGGAATAG
- the proB gene encoding glutamate 5-kinase, whose product MSRDGRGRRRVVVKIGSSSLTEADGSLALSRMRQMVSDVARLGRETGCQFVLVSSGAIAAGLGRLGWQRAHISMPEKQAAAAVGQVLLMEHYERLFAEHGIAVGQILMTRADVEDRKRFVNIRNTVMALLQRGVMPIINENDTVAVEEIRFGDNDTLAALVALVAEADTLVLLTDIDGLYTANPRQDPSATRIAEVEVITDEIERIAGGAGSSAGTGGMRTKIAAAKIATQSGVEVVIAHRDEPRVLERVLAGEPVGTRFLASREPVSLRKSWLLHAPKPEGALQVDHGAMRALIAGGKSLLLPGLVQVHGEFQEGAVVELVGPTGAAFGKGISNFSSRDLAEWLEKKRAGEDVHALHEVVHRNDMVIWTEATAG is encoded by the coding sequence ATGTCGAGGGATGGACGTGGGCGCAGGCGCGTGGTGGTGAAGATTGGGTCGAGCTCACTCACCGAGGCGGACGGATCGCTCGCACTGTCGCGGATGCGGCAGATGGTGTCTGACGTGGCGCGGCTCGGGCGGGAGACGGGGTGCCAGTTCGTGCTGGTCTCTTCGGGCGCCATCGCGGCGGGGCTCGGGCGGCTCGGCTGGCAGCGCGCGCACATCTCGATGCCGGAGAAGCAGGCGGCTGCGGCGGTGGGCCAGGTCCTCCTCATGGAGCACTACGAGCGGCTGTTTGCCGAGCACGGCATCGCGGTGGGGCAGATCCTCATGACGCGCGCGGACGTGGAGGATCGGAAGCGGTTTGTGAACATCCGCAACACGGTCATGGCTCTGCTCCAGCGCGGCGTGATGCCCATCATCAACGAGAACGACACCGTGGCGGTGGAGGAAATCCGCTTCGGCGACAACGACACGCTGGCGGCGCTCGTCGCGCTCGTCGCGGAGGCGGACACGTTGGTGCTGCTCACCGACATCGACGGGCTGTACACGGCCAACCCGCGCCAGGATCCTAGCGCAACCCGGATTGCGGAGGTGGAGGTCATCACAGACGAGATCGAGCGCATCGCGGGTGGGGCGGGATCGAGCGCGGGCACGGGCGGGATGCGGACGAAGATTGCGGCGGCGAAGATTGCCACGCAGTCGGGCGTCGAGGTCGTCATTGCGCACCGGGACGAGCCGCGGGTGCTCGAGCGGGTGCTCGCCGGGGAGCCGGTGGGCACGCGGTTTCTGGCGTCGCGGGAGCCGGTCAGCCTGCGCAAGTCTTGGCTCTTGCACGCGCCGAAGCCGGAAGGCGCCCTGCAGGTGGATCACGGCGCCATGCGCGCGCTCATCGCGGGCGGCAAGAGCCTGCTCTTGCCCGGCCTCGTGCAGGTGCATGGCGAGTTTCAGGAGGGCGCCGTGGTGGAACTCGTCGGGCCCACCGGCGCGGCATTCGGCAAGGGCATCTCGAACTTCTCCTCGCGCGATCTCGCCGAGTGGCTCGAGAAAAAGCGCGCAGGCGAGGACGTGCACGCGCTGCACGAAGTCGTGCACCGAAATGACATGGTGATCTGGACGGAGGCGACGGCGGGATGA